Below is a window of Sebastes umbrosus isolate fSebUmb1 chromosome 13, fSebUmb1.pri, whole genome shotgun sequence DNA.
GAAACGCCATTCTTGGAGAGGAAGTATTTCCTGCTGGACTTCCGACACCACAGTGCATCGAGAGACGCAGTGACGTTCATAAGAAGCGTGTCACTGTGGTCGAGGCTCCTGGCTGGCATGGCAGATACTGCTCAGAGGAAACTCCACAGGAGGTCCAACAGCACTTTACCCACAGTGCATCTCTGTGTGCCCCCATTCCCCACGCCGTCCTGGTGGTCGTACGCAGCGATGAAACGTTCACTGAAACGGACCGGTTGAAAGCGGAGGAACACTTGAGCTTGCTCGGAGTCTGGGTGTGGACGCGAGTCATCGTGTTGTTCACTTGGGGAGACAAACTGGGAGTCACTCCCATTGAGGAGCACATCGAGAGATGGCCTGCCCTTCAGTGGCTGGTGGACAAATGTGGGAACAGATATCATGTTTTCAATAACTCAAACAAGGTCGGAGACATTCAGGTTAGAGAACTGCTGGCGAAGATTGAGGAAACGGAGGTTGCGAATGATACCGGACTGTTGTTGCGTAGTTTTATGAAACTCCAAGAAAGCAACAGGAAACTGGATCAAAGCTCCCAAAAGAAAGCAAGACAACTCAAGAAGGCGAGGAGGGACAACGATCTGCTGAGGCAAGCAGccgaggagaaggagagaataGTAGAGGACATGATTAAAACAGCTAAAGAGAAAGAAGAGCAGATTGAAACTCTGAAAGCGGCGAGGGAGTcagaagagagggaaaagaaagaCTATGAAGAAGAGATTGGCAAAAGATTAGTGGAGGCCGAGCGGGAGAACAACCAGCTCAAACAAGTCATGATGGGGAAAGACAGACTGACAACAAGCCTGAGTGAAAGATGTGCTGTGAAAGACGATGTGATTAAAGCTACAAAGCAAAGCAGTGAGCTGGAAAAGGAAGTGCTCGAGGAAAGAGTGAAGGAACAAGAGCAAGAGATGGAAGGCTTtaagaaaaagtgtgagaagAAAGATAAAGAGATGGATCAAATGATGATGAATCACAAAAGAGAAGCAGAAGAGCTTCAAGAGACAATTGAACAGCtgaagagagaaaatgaagatACAAAGAAGGTGTTGAAGGCCACGATCGAAGGGATGCAGAGGCGCTATCAGAGAAaagaaactgaaacaaaaactgTGCATTTTAACAAAAGTAACCACCACAGGAAGACAATGTCGGACCTCGAGTCATTAGAGGAGCTCGCCCGACAACGAAAATGGGCGTTCACGGTGCCATTGAGCCACTATGGAGACACTGTTAAACCCAGTGAGTACAACCTCATCAGCAGCATAATGATAGCATAAATGATCCTGAGTCTGGTGTAATTATTTAAGTAAATGTCACTAACCTCTTTAAGTTACAGAGACAGAACAGAAAAGGCTGGTAGTGTTGGACAATGACATCATGGTGCATGAGAAGGTGAGTGACAGGGCGTACATTCATCGGGCTCCACCCACTGTACCCATAGCGTCCAGTAGAGGAACGAACGAACCTTAGAACGAAGGTTACAATAGTGTAACCCTAGTTAtataagcacaggcggagccctctacCAAGGGGGCCCTATTGCTCCCACTCTGCTCGCTGAAGGGGTCCGCACATATTTGGGTAGGTACATCCTGATTGGTCAGCTATGCTTATACTAATTTTGAGTGGGTGAATGCATGctcgtgattggaggagagcATTACCCATAGtgtccagtagagggctccgcctgtgcttGTAGAACTATGGTTACAATATTGTAGCCTTCGTTTTCTGAAGCCAGGAGTTACCACTAATTTAACCATATTGATAAAACTGTGTGTTCTGGAGTGTTTCCTCCCTTTGCACATCACAAAGATGTTTCCTCTGGGGAACGTGAATGTATCCAGCAAATGATAGACTGCTTTTCAAATCTTGACGTACTCTATACGGGATTGGAAATTTTAGACCAACTGGTGCTAcagaaaatgtcatattttaatCAGGTGTAAGATACGGTGCACTTGATATTGCTGAATGTTGGTAGCCTGGTATACTAATACAGTGATTCTTATTGGGTTCACAGAGAGGGACTGCTAACCAAGTGTGGCAACTTGAGGCTGACTGGACTCCGTCGTTGCTGAGGGCAGGAGGCGCTGCGCTGGGAGCTGCAGTCGGAGCCCTTGCTGGCTCCTCTAAGTTGGCTACAGGGATGACTACCAGGTCAGCTGTTGGGGCTGCAGCTGGGGCTCTAGTGGGCAGCTTACTGGTCCAAGGAGCCAGGCTTCAGCAGGGGAAAATTAAGTCGGACACCAAAGGCAAGTGAGAATCTACCATGAGACATGAGATGCATTTTGAGTCACCATGGACATAAAACTCCTGGGTTAAGACCTATGATGGATGGGGAGCAGATTTCAGTGTGAATCCATTAAGTTATTTCTCAATCAAGCAAGGTCTGTTCTTGCCCACATCATTTCTGAtcagagaaaataaatgaagacATCTGTGTGGATGTTTGTTCTTTAAATGTAATGAGGTTGAAATTATTCTAaacctttaaagcagcagtaggcaagaatggagcaaatatgattaaaaaagttatttttataaaactgtcactatatcctgactgtAGTGCAtgttatctgaaaaaaatcacgtcctccggtgctcctaacggcatctgcaagatccCCCAGAccacaaccaatcagagccgagctggagccttgcattctctgagcagctgtcaatcactcacgaactctaatcaaacggtcaaactaggcagcgctgatcaaatatgaatcaatattctcttactgtaatgcctatttctcaccttcagaaacatcttgtagtgtaccgtttagttgtaaaatgagaaaatttgtgacctaaccgccatgttgagatcagttgaggaaaaacaaagcaccgcccaccagccggagctgGTAATGAAATagatattacagtaacagaatattgattcatatttaattaacgctgcctagtttgaccgtttgatcggagtttgcgagtgattgacagctgctcagagacagctaggctgcctccgttgaatgaacaggaacgctctttctgaaatgacctgtgattggtcaaagtctccggtcacaggctagattttctaaagcctgaaaacagagcaatgaggaggtgcagaagtctagttttctctcaaaacacttgaattacaatttgctgaaaggttattatggaattgttgcccaatgatgccaaaaacattctgcgtactgcaggtttaaggtgtAGCTTTACTTGGCATATTTGCATGAATGAAGATAAATatactcattcatcctgtgaaAGCAGTTGTATAATGTGGCTTCAGAGGAGCTTTGTCTCAGTAAATAATTCTGATAGTCATCAAGGTTCAGctggtgt
It encodes the following:
- the LOC119500584 gene encoding golgin subfamily A member 6-like protein 7, yielding MKLQESNRKLDQSSQKKARQLKKARRDNDLLRQAAEEKERIVEDMIKTAKEKEEQIETLKAARESEEREKKDYEEEIGKRLVEAERENNQLKQVMMGKDRLTTSLSERCAVKDDVIKATKQSSELEKEVLEERVKEQEQEMEGFKKKCEKKDKEMDQMMMNHKREAEELQETIEQLKRENEDTKKVLKATIEGMQRRYQRKETETKTVHFNKSNHHRKTMSDLESLEELARQRKWAFTVPLSHYGDTVKPITETEQKRLVVLDNDIMVHEKRGTANQVWQLEADWTPSLLRAGGAALGAAVGALAGSSKLATGMTTRSAVGAAAGALVGSLLVQGARLQQGKIKSDTKGK